One window from the genome of Pararhizobium gei encodes:
- a CDS encoding helix-turn-helix domain-containing protein, with protein MTMLDLPDPEWLEVLRREAGKEGVTKQAIADAIGVSRTAVSLLIAGKYTARTDKVAEKIANKVMALYAHRVWCPHTHQSITSIACAQHHSAPMTMSDPDALRHWVACKKCPQNPNRKEASDAV; from the coding sequence ATGACCATGCTCGATCTCCCTGACCCGGAGTGGCTTGAAGTCCTGCGCCGCGAAGCAGGTAAAGAGGGCGTCACAAAGCAGGCGATCGCCGATGCGATCGGCGTTTCTCGCACGGCTGTCTCGTTGCTGATCGCCGGAAAATACACGGCACGCACCGACAAGGTCGCCGAGAAGATCGCCAACAAGGTGATGGCCCTTTACGCGCACCGCGTCTGGTGCCCGCATACCCATCAATCCATCACCTCCATCGCCTGCGCGCAACACCATTCCGCGCCGATGACCATGAGCGACCCGGATGCACTGCGGCACTGGGTCGCCTGCAAGAAGTGCCCGCAAAACCCGAACAGAAAGGAAGCATCCGATGCTGTCTGA
- a CDS encoding AAA family ATPase gives MKNVFVETSNVKRFLSALSALEDRGATEACLVVVDGLPGLGKTTTLKHWVAQNNCIYLRAKKEWSPAWFMNELLDTLRVNPPHSFQKKYAKVLEELAVRQNNALMARRPFGLVIDEADHVSSKATILETIRDISDMIELPTVFVGMGKIKDNLSRFPQVASRVSQKVRFEKASKDDIKLLIKGRCEVPVADDLANFVLTASQGFNREVLEAIANIERFGMRSEIGSEGVTMADMAGHVIINNRHTNQDIYVPEGV, from the coding sequence ATGAAAAATGTTTTTGTCGAGACCAGCAACGTAAAACGCTTTCTGAGCGCGCTTTCGGCGTTAGAGGATCGCGGCGCTACGGAGGCATGCCTTGTCGTTGTGGACGGCCTGCCGGGCCTTGGGAAAACCACCACCCTCAAGCATTGGGTGGCTCAAAACAACTGCATTTACCTTCGGGCAAAGAAGGAATGGTCACCCGCATGGTTCATGAACGAACTTCTGGACACGCTTAGGGTCAACCCGCCGCATTCCTTCCAGAAGAAATATGCCAAGGTGCTCGAAGAGCTGGCGGTACGGCAAAATAACGCCCTCATGGCGCGCCGGCCTTTCGGCCTCGTCATCGACGAGGCGGACCATGTTTCGTCCAAGGCAACGATCCTCGAAACGATTCGCGATATCTCCGACATGATCGAGTTGCCGACCGTTTTCGTCGGGATGGGCAAGATCAAGGATAATCTTTCCCGGTTTCCGCAGGTCGCCTCCCGCGTTTCACAGAAGGTTCGGTTCGAAAAGGCCAGCAAGGACGATATCAAGCTTCTGATCAAAGGACGTTGCGAGGTTCCCGTCGCTGACGATCTCGCCAATTTTGTCTTGACCGCCTCCCAAGGCTTCAATCGCGAGGTGCTGGAAGCCATCGCCAACATCGAACGCTTCGGCATGCGCTCCGAAATCGGATCGGAGGGCGTCACCATGGCGGACATGGCTGGCCATGTGATTATCAACAACCGCCACACCAACCAGGACATTTACGTTCCGGAGGGGGTGTGA
- a CDS encoding Mu transposase C-terminal domain-containing protein, which produces MGGAAMTFLTAIEIADAGARLKLKSMPLSERGVQLRAKAEGWNNLPINLARRRSGREGGGGMEYHVSLLPELLQAALHAEVSKEVVLATQQQSRARDIARREAISTAQLSARQRNVMAARSAILSAIETFQISNGYSQRQAIQTFLADPAALQLSDAILITANDRAEKASVSRATLYNWFKLRDEVGIAALAPLPTKEKQDIPSWFWQFLRLYAQPRKPCLTETLELFCKALPAHIVPPNYDQVRRLMARLGNVEKHRGREGPLTLKARMAYTMRSTADLLPGCVYTADGKTFDAEIAHPIHGQPFRPEVTPIVDVATRRCVGFSVGLAENSGGVVDALRHACETNGIPAIFYADRGPGFRNDILDNQLTGLTERLGITKLHSLPYNSQARGIMERFHQTVWTPLAKTFETYIGEDMDREAKHRAFKETRRDLKMIGTSAKLPTFQQFIDACNNAIVAYNARPHSSLPDKMSPDQYWEYHTSTGFEIVPVLEGEKDDLFRPYVKRKTNRAMIEFLTNTYFHMALEEFHGDYVLVGYDVHDASKIWVREIDQKSGEELMGRLICVAVFAGNEERYIPLTMERAAMEKRATARARRLQDKLDVVAAELSPGRFLEDARLETMPITITPAPHADDAGPILIETKVSAPEAIDIPRRKTFASDEELAAWALENPGILTVNQVRVLRQCLQRQTAIDLFRLSGIDVDALRNIVRAAA; this is translated from the coding sequence ATGGGAGGGGCAGCAATGACCTTCCTGACAGCTATCGAAATCGCAGACGCGGGTGCTCGGCTCAAGTTAAAAAGCATGCCCCTTTCAGAAAGAGGCGTTCAGCTTCGCGCCAAGGCCGAGGGCTGGAACAATCTCCCAATTAATCTCGCAAGAAGACGCTCTGGCCGCGAAGGCGGCGGGGGCATGGAATATCATGTGTCTCTTCTGCCTGAACTGCTGCAAGCAGCCCTCCACGCCGAAGTCAGCAAAGAGGTTGTCCTCGCCACCCAGCAGCAAAGCCGTGCCCGCGATATTGCCCGGCGCGAGGCCATTTCGACAGCCCAGCTCTCGGCGCGCCAGCGCAATGTCATGGCGGCTCGCTCGGCCATTTTGTCGGCGATCGAGACCTTTCAGATTTCTAACGGATATTCACAACGGCAGGCCATCCAGACATTCCTCGCCGACCCGGCAGCGCTGCAGCTCTCAGATGCCATACTCATCACCGCCAACGACCGGGCCGAAAAGGCATCCGTTAGCCGCGCCACCCTCTACAACTGGTTCAAGCTGCGCGACGAGGTCGGGATCGCGGCCCTTGCGCCGCTGCCGACCAAGGAAAAGCAGGACATTCCGTCATGGTTCTGGCAGTTCCTGCGGCTTTACGCCCAGCCGCGCAAGCCCTGCCTGACGGAGACACTGGAGCTGTTCTGCAAGGCTCTGCCCGCGCATATCGTGCCCCCCAACTACGACCAAGTGCGCCGGCTGATGGCCCGTCTCGGCAATGTCGAGAAGCATCGCGGCCGAGAAGGTCCGCTGACGCTCAAGGCCCGCATGGCCTATACGATGCGGTCCACGGCCGATCTTTTGCCCGGATGCGTCTATACGGCTGACGGCAAGACGTTCGACGCCGAAATCGCCCATCCGATCCATGGCCAGCCCTTCCGGCCGGAAGTGACACCGATCGTCGATGTGGCAACGCGGCGGTGCGTCGGGTTTTCCGTTGGTCTTGCCGAAAATTCGGGCGGTGTCGTCGATGCGCTGCGGCATGCCTGCGAGACCAACGGGATTCCAGCCATATTCTACGCCGACCGTGGTCCCGGCTTCCGCAACGATATCCTCGACAATCAGTTGACAGGCCTGACGGAACGCCTCGGCATCACAAAGCTGCATTCCCTGCCGTACAACTCGCAGGCACGCGGCATCATGGAGCGGTTTCACCAAACGGTCTGGACGCCGCTCGCCAAGACCTTCGAGACCTATATCGGCGAAGACATGGACCGGGAGGCGAAGCACCGGGCCTTCAAGGAAACCCGCCGCGACCTGAAGATGATCGGCACCTCGGCAAAGCTGCCGACGTTTCAACAGTTCATCGACGCTTGCAACAACGCGATCGTCGCCTACAACGCCCGGCCGCACAGCTCGCTGCCCGACAAGATGTCGCCCGATCAATATTGGGAATACCACACTTCGACAGGCTTCGAGATCGTGCCGGTGCTGGAAGGCGAGAAGGACGATCTGTTCCGGCCGTATGTCAAGCGCAAGACGAACCGCGCCATGATCGAGTTCCTGACCAACACCTATTTCCACATGGCCCTGGAAGAGTTCCACGGCGACTATGTTCTTGTTGGATACGACGTTCACGACGCCTCGAAAATCTGGGTTCGCGAGATCGACCAGAAATCGGGTGAGGAGCTAATGGGTCGCCTGATCTGCGTTGCCGTTTTTGCCGGCAATGAGGAGCGTTACATTCCGCTCACCATGGAGCGGGCGGCAATGGAAAAGCGGGCGACAGCCCGCGCCAGACGCCTTCAGGACAAGCTCGACGTGGTCGCGGCCGAACTGTCTCCGGGCCGTTTCCTCGAAGACGCTCGCCTCGAAACAATGCCGATCACCATTACGCCTGCGCCGCATGCAGATGACGCCGGTCCAATTCTGATCGAGACGAAAGTTTCGGCCCCCGAAGCCATCGATATCCCCCGCCGAAAGACATTCGCCAGTGACGAGGAACTGGCGGCGTGGGCGCTCGAAAATCCGGGAATTCTAACGGTCAATCAGGTTCGGGTGTTGCGTCAGTGCCTCCAGAGGCAAACCGCGATCGACCTTTTCAGACTGTCAGGCATCGACGTGGACGCTCTTCGAAACATCGTCCGCGCCGCTGCCTGA